A genomic region of Vitreoscilla filiformis contains the following coding sequences:
- the rdgB gene encoding RdgB/HAM1 family non-canonical purine NTP pyrophosphatase — MQLVLASNNAKKLKELNALFAPLALSIVTQGSLGVGEAEEPHITFVENALAKARHAAAATGLPVIADDSGLCVDALGGHPGVHSARFAVLPDGTTWADREAQRAAQDEANNRLLLERLAGVADRRAAFVCALVALRSADDPEPLIAFGRWPGEILAERRGAGGFGYDPLMFIPTLGATAAELSAEIKNAHSHRALAAAQMLALMQRQWFN; from the coding sequence GCCAAAAAGCTCAAGGAGCTGAACGCGCTTTTCGCGCCGCTGGCGCTTTCCATCGTCACCCAAGGTTCGCTTGGCGTGGGTGAAGCGGAGGAGCCGCACATCACTTTCGTGGAAAACGCGCTGGCCAAAGCGCGCCACGCGGCGGCGGCCACGGGGTTGCCGGTGATTGCGGACGATTCCGGGCTGTGTGTCGATGCGCTGGGCGGCCATCCTGGCGTTCACAGCGCCCGGTTTGCGGTGTTGCCCGACGGCACCACTTGGGCCGACCGAGAAGCCCAACGCGCCGCGCAAGACGAGGCCAACAACCGCCTGTTGTTGGAACGCTTGGCCGGGGTGGCGGATCGCCGCGCCGCTTTCGTTTGCGCTCTGGTGGCGCTGCGCTCGGCGGATGACCCGGAGCCGCTCATCGCTTTCGGGCGTTGGCCGGGTGAAATTCTGGCCGAACGCCGGGGCGCAGGCGGCTTTGGCTATGACCCGTTGATGTTCATCCCAACCCTGGGCGCCACCGCCGCCGAATTATCCGCTGAGATCAAAAACGCCCACAGCCACCGCGCCCTCGCAGCGGCGCAGATGCTGGCGTTGATGCAGCGGCAATGGTTTAACTAA